A single genomic interval of Xyrauchen texanus isolate HMW12.3.18 chromosome 48, RBS_HiC_50CHRs, whole genome shotgun sequence harbors:
- the LOC127639381 gene encoding UDP-GlcNAc:betaGal beta-1,3-N-acetylglucosaminyltransferase 7-like yields MSFSCDYTLDCLKRDRPSITREEDLLKINKTQTRLSFKMMTTRERWRVCKHIGIVFFLAIVTLTVVQRGNVNSLQDIQTESIERQTRMELMAEDSLQKRGRLSPPTNFWKNKVQKVEATTEDPRIAQSQGPTTWDITSSNCRANLNFSSSEWFTGLEPNFKQFLLYRHCRYFPILINHPEKCAGDIELLMVIKSVITQYDRRELIRRTWGKEQVFNGKRIKTIFLLGTSSNDDERANHQKLLEYEDYIYGDILQWDFMDSFFNLTLKEIHFLKWFATYCGNTQYIFKGDDDVFVSVPNIFEYLEDRQDLSKLFVGDVLLKAKPIRKKINKYYIPHALYNKTHYPPYAGGGGFLMGGPLARKLYGACETLELYPIDDVFLGMCLEVLAVPPIKHEAFKTFGLVKNKASKLNWEPCFYKSLIVVHKLLPPDLKRMWELVNSDLVCSQKIDFL; encoded by the exons ATGTCTTTTTCTTGCGATTACACACTGGATTGCCTGAAGAGAGACCGTCCGTCCATCACAAGAGAAGAAGActtgttgaaaataaataaaacacaaacaagatTAAGTTTCAAAAT GATGACCACCAGAGAGCGATGGCGAGTTTGCAAGCACATTGGCATCGTGTTCTTCTTGGCTATAGTGACACTTACCGTTGTCCAGAGAGGAAACGTCAACTCATTAcaagacatacagacagagagcATTGAAAGACAGACACGAATGGAGCTCATGGCAGAAGACAGTCTGCAGAAAAGGGGCCGCCTTTCCCCCCCGACTAACTTTTGGAAGAATAAGGTGCAAAAAGTGGAGGCCACAACAGAAGATCCCAGAATCGCCCAAAGCCAAGGGCCCACAACCTGGGATATCACCAGTTCAAACTGCAGAGCCAACCTCAACTTCTCTTCTTCAGAGTGGTTCACAGGACTGGAACCCAATTTCAAGCAATTCCTGCTCTACAGGCACTGCAGATACTTCCCTATCCTTATCAATCATCCAGAAAAGTGTGCTGGGGATATCGAGTTGTTGATGGTCATCAAATCGGTAATAACGCAATACGATCGAAGGGAGCTTATTAGGAGAACTTGGGGCAAAGAGCAGGTGTTTAACGGCAAAAGAATCAAGACCATTTTCCTTCTTGGGACATCTTCTAATGACGATGAAAGGGCGAACCACCAGAAGCTTCTGGAATATGAAGATTACATTTATGGAGACATCCTACAATGGGACTTCATGGATAGCTTCTTCAACCTCACCCTCAAGGAGATCCACTTCCTGAAATGGTTCGCCACCTACTgcggcaacacccaatacatctTCAAAGGAGATGACGATGTGTTTGTCAGCGTTCCCAACATCTTTGAATACCTGGAAGACAGACAAGACTTGAGCAAACTCTTTGTTGGCGATGTTCTCTTAAAAGCCAAGCCCATTCGCAAAAAGATCAATAAGTACTATATTCCGCATGCCTTGTATAATAAGACCCACTACCCACCGTATGCTGGTGGAGGCGGTTTCTTGATGGGCGGCCCTCTTGCACGTAAACTCTATGGAGCGTGTGAAACTCTGGAACTCTATCCCATTGACGATGTGTTCCTTGGGATGTGTCTGGAGGTGCTTGCAGTGCCCCCAATAAAACATGAGGCATTCAAAACATTTGGACTGGTCAAGAATAAAGCCAGTAAGCTGAATTGGGAGCCATGCTTTTATAAAAGCTTGATAGTGGTACATAAACTGCTCCCACCTGATCTCAAAAGAATGTGGGAACTGGTCAATAGTGATTTGGTCTGTTCGCAAAAAATTGACTTTTTATAG